One Siniperca chuatsi isolate FFG_IHB_CAS linkage group LG5, ASM2008510v1, whole genome shotgun sequence DNA window includes the following coding sequences:
- the pheta1 gene encoding sesquipedalian-1, whose translation MKLNERSVAHYATCDSPPDKTGFLFKKGERNTAYHRRWFVLKGNMLFYFEERDSREPIGVIVLEGCTVELCESAEEFAFAIKFECAKARVYKMAAENQAAMESWVKALSRASFDYMRLVVKELERQLEEIQEAAGGGCVGAGVGGLQGRPKSSRRNQVARSRSGASSSSSSSSSLSSSSSSAPPMSAPFSAQKSIQKEARRDEECSKENGVAWSKPPVALANGFVESSCVAWEACADSGNNTGIGYGADGVRAPPVPPRRRGASLESPVSPGTGCFSKLHDWYGREVEELRVQWLQSQ comes from the coding sequence ACGCCACCTGTGACTCACCGCCAGACAAGACAGGCTTCCTGTTCAAAAAGGGTGAGCGCAACACGGCTTATCACCGGCGCTGGTTTGTCCTGAAGGGCAACATGCTCTTCTACTTTGAGGAGCGCGACAGCCGAGAGCCCATCGGTGTCATCGTCCTTGAAGGATGCACCGTGGAGCTGTGCGAGTCAGCCGAGGAGTTCGCCTTCGCCATCAAGTTTGAATGTGCCAAAGCGCGGGTGTACAAGATGGCTGCTGAGAACCAAGCAGCCATGGAGTCATGGGTGAAAGCGTTGTCAAGGGCCAGCTTTGACTACATGAGGCTGGTGGTGAAGGAGCTGGAGAGGCAGCTGGAGGAGATCCAGGAGGCTGCAGGAGGTGGCTGCGTCGGGGCTGGAGTTGGAGGCCTGCAGGGCAGGCCCAAGTCCTCCAGGCGAAACCAGGTAGCACGGTCCAGGTCTGGAGcatcctcttcttcatcatcttcatcttccttatcatcatcatcatcaagtgcCCCTCCCATGTCAGCTCCCTTCTCTGCCCAAAAGAGCATCCAGAAAGAGGCgaggagagatgaggagtgtTCCAAGGAGAATGGAGTCGCATGGAGTAAACCACCGGTTGCCTTGGCTAACGGCTTTGTTGAGTCTTCCTGTGTGGCCTGGGAAGCCTGCGCAGACTCTGGGAATAACACTGGGATTGGTTATGGGGCTGATGGGGTGAGGGCTCCACCAGTGCCACCCAGGAGAAGAGGAGCATCTCTGGAAAGCCCCGTCTCCCCTGGCACTGGCTGCTTCTCCAAACTCCATGACTGGTAcggcagagaggtggaggaacTGAGAGTGCAGTGGCTACAGAGCCAGTAA